The proteins below are encoded in one region of Peptoniphilus sp. GNH:
- a CDS encoding pseudouridine-5'-phosphate glycosidase has translation MLEKNLREKYLDFAPEVADALKNNKPVVALESTIISHGMPYPKNLETAKNVEKIIRDAGCVPATTAIINGRIKVGLSEKELEFMATDKNIIKCSTRDYAHVVANGLNGATTVATTIVTCSLAGIKVFVTGGIGGVHRGAEKTFDISRDLQELANRDVAVVCAGAKSILDIGLTLEYLETFGVPVLGIGTQEMPAFFTRESGFKLDYKVTPEEVAKTMKAKWDLGLHGGLVVANPIPEADQMDKKLIDKAIEDALEEAKEKGIHGKESTPFLLSKVLEVTKGSSLEANIKLVENNARVGAEIAKEFYAN, from the coding sequence ATGCTTGAAAAAAATTTGAGAGAAAAATACTTAGACTTTGCGCCAGAGGTGGCAGACGCTTTAAAGAATAATAAGCCGGTGGTGGCTTTGGAATCCACAATCATATCTCATGGCATGCCTTATCCTAAAAATTTGGAAACAGCAAAAAATGTAGAAAAGATTATAAGAGATGCAGGCTGTGTGCCAGCTACAACTGCTATAATCAATGGCAGAATCAAGGTGGGCTTGAGTGAGAAAGAATTGGAATTTATGGCGACTGATAAAAATATAATCAAGTGTTCAACAAGGGACTATGCCCATGTTGTAGCAAATGGTTTAAATGGAGCAACTACAGTGGCAACTACTATTGTAACTTGTTCCTTGGCTGGCATAAAAGTCTTTGTCACAGGTGGCATAGGCGGAGTGCATAGAGGAGCTGAAAAGACCTTTGATATCTCAAGAGACTTGCAAGAATTGGCAAATAGAGATGTGGCAGTTGTGTGCGCAGGAGCTAAATCTATTTTGGATATAGGACTTACACTTGAATATCTTGAAACATTTGGAGTGCCAGTTCTTGGCATAGGAACTCAAGAGATGCCGGCATTTTTCACAAGAGAGTCGGGATTTAAATTAGACTACAAGGTAACACCAGAAGAAGTGGCAAAAACTATGAAAGCAAAGTGGGATTTGGGTCTTCATGGGGGACTTGTGGTTGCAAACCCAATCCCTGAAGCTGATCAAATGGACAAAAAACTCATAGACAAGGCCATAGAGGATGCTCTTGAAGAGGCCAAAGAAAAGGGAATCCACGGCAAGGAATCGACACCATTTTTACTTTCAAAAGTTTTAGAAGTTACAAAAGGAAGCTCACTTGAAGCCAATATAAAACTTGTCGAAAACAATGCCAGAGTGGGTGCCGAAATCGCCAAGGAATTTTATGCAAATTAA
- a CDS encoding carbohydrate kinase family protein, translating into MKTCVIGGCGIDIVGFPKNKLIFKDSNPGFIRHSMGCVARNIAENIFRLGEDVKILSLVGDDHNGRMVLEGLRKLGMDLNGIEVAKDQDTATYLALLSEDGDMEIALSQMEIITEICPTHLERWRSDLEEADAIVAETNLSAECLHYLLNNFKGKFFVDSVSVTKSRRLRNALDNIYFLKTNTLEAGEILEMQVEDDEQVIEAGNLFLQKGVKIAAITRGSKGAYIFTENGIYDMWAQKVDVVNTSGAGDAFLSGFVKGELSSCPIEESLKMAMAASLLTIQNEQTISNKLTMENIKEEMKKVCLKKI; encoded by the coding sequence ATGAAAACTTGTGTAATCGGGGGATGTGGAATTGATATTGTAGGCTTTCCCAAGAACAAATTGATTTTCAAAGATTCTAATCCGGGATTTATAAGACACTCCATGGGTTGTGTTGCAAGAAATATTGCCGAGAACATTTTTAGACTTGGAGAGGATGTCAAAATCTTATCTCTTGTCGGAGACGACCACAATGGCAGGATGGTGCTTGAGGGTCTTAGAAAGCTTGGCATGGATCTAAACGGCATCGAAGTTGCAAAAGATCAGGACACAGCAACCTATCTTGCTCTTTTAAGCGAGGATGGGGATATGGAGATAGCCCTTTCCCAAATGGAAATCATCACAGAGATTTGCCCAACTCATCTTGAAAGATGGAGAAGTGACTTGGAAGAAGCTGATGCGATTGTAGCCGAAACAAATCTTTCAGCAGAATGTCTCCACTACCTATTAAACAATTTCAAGGGCAAATTTTTCGTAGACTCTGTTTCAGTAACCAAGAGCAGAAGGCTTAGAAATGCCTTGGATAATATTTATTTTTTAAAAACAAATACTCTTGAAGCTGGAGAAATTTTAGAGATGCAGGTCGAGGATGACGAGCAAGTCATAGAGGCTGGGAATTTGTTTTTACAAAAAGGAGTAAAGATTGCAGCCATCACTAGAGGATCTAAGGGAGCTTATATCTTCACTGAAAATGGCATCTATGATATGTGGGCTCAGAAGGTAGATGTAGTAAACACATCTGGAGCTGGGGATGCTTTTCTTTCTGGCTTTGTAAAAGGAGAGCTGTCTTCTTGTCCTATCGAAGAGAGCCTTAAAATGGCAATGGCAGCGTCCTTACTCACTATACAAAATGAACAGACTATTTCAAATAAATTGACAATGGAAAATATTAAAGAGGAGATGAAAAAAGTATGCTTGAAAAAAATTTGA
- a CDS encoding thymidine kinase, protein MHQYRGRLIVHTGSMFSGKTSSLERDIKRFRIANYKCVVFKPVVDTRFVNDKVITHDKTELDAVSISTIGDILNYIRENPVDVCGIDEVQFLEGGLDEIKAGLKTLLDSHVTVVVAGLDMDFSGKPFEVVKELMPICDYLYKHHAVCTMCGADAWVSHRKTESKKRFVLGANKEYEPLCRACYNKKLREEDE, encoded by the coding sequence ATGCACCAATATAGAGGAAGATTAATTGTACACACAGGCTCTATGTTTTCAGGTAAGACATCAAGCCTTGAAAGAGATATAAAAAGATTTAGAATAGCGAACTATAAGTGCGTTGTTTTTAAGCCAGTAGTAGATACAAGATTTGTAAATGACAAAGTAATCACTCACGACAAGACGGAGCTTGATGCTGTAAGTATAAGTACCATAGGAGATATTTTAAACTATATAAGAGAAAACCCTGTTGATGTTTGTGGAATAGACGAGGTTCAATTTTTAGAGGGAGGACTCGATGAGATTAAGGCAGGTCTAAAAACTCTCTTGGACTCACATGTCACAGTTGTGGTTGCAGGTCTTGATATGGACTTTTCTGGAAAGCCTTTTGAAGTTGTAAAAGAGCTTATGCCAATCTGCGACTACCTATACAAGCATCATGCAGTCTGCACAATGTGTGGAGCCGATGCCTGGGTTTCACACAGAAAGACGGAATCTAAAAAGAGGTTTGTGCTTGGTGCCAATAAGGAGTATGAGCCTCTTTGTAGGGCTTGCTACAACAAAAAGTTGAGAGAGGAGGACGAATGA